The Halobacterium litoreum genome includes a region encoding these proteins:
- a CDS encoding magnesium transporter: MRREWSVAAITRATLPVLLALTVVEVGSGLVLGSFEATLLRYPSLLVLVPVTIGTAGNLGSVLASRLSTAFHLGTLAFDPRDDDLVGNAVATLALAVTLFPVVGAGAWALAALTQGADLAVGTVVLVATVSGATLAVLAVLVTLAATYAAYRFELDPDDVVIPVVTNACDVLGVLVLFGAVELLV; the protein is encoded by the coding sequence GTGCGCCGGGAGTGGTCCGTCGCCGCCATCACGCGCGCGACGCTCCCCGTCTTGCTCGCGCTCACCGTCGTGGAAGTCGGGAGCGGGCTCGTCCTCGGTTCGTTCGAGGCGACGCTGCTGCGGTACCCCTCGCTTTTGGTGCTGGTGCCCGTCACCATCGGTACCGCCGGGAACCTCGGGAGCGTGCTTGCGTCCCGTCTGTCGACGGCGTTCCACCTCGGGACGCTCGCGTTCGACCCGCGCGACGACGACCTCGTGGGGAACGCCGTCGCGACGCTCGCGCTCGCCGTCACGCTGTTCCCGGTCGTCGGCGCCGGCGCGTGGGCGCTCGCCGCGCTCACGCAGGGCGCCGACCTCGCCGTCGGAACGGTCGTCCTGGTCGCGACGGTGTCTGGCGCGACGCTCGCCGTGCTCGCCGTGCTCGTCACGCTCGCCGCGACGTACGCCGCCTACCGGTTCGAGCTCGACCCGGACGACGTGGTGATTCCGGTCGTCACGAACGCCTGCGACGTGCTCGGCGTACTCGTCTTGTTCGGCGCCGTCGAACTGCTCGTGTGA
- a CDS encoding magnesium transporter, whose product MSVRAVAAEAYREAAPALAASVVGGLFAGAVLGGMRAQLRAVEGLLVLVPALLATRGNVYGAFGARLATGLHQGVVEPRVAVGDERLRAAVAAAMANGLLASVFAALVAFAVLTGLGRPVAGVTTLVGVAFVAGLLSGLALTVAVVVVVFAGFRRGHNPDTLVGPLVTTTGDVFGLAFLVLAVRVVVGGV is encoded by the coding sequence ATGAGCGTGCGCGCGGTCGCGGCTGAAGCCTACCGGGAGGCCGCCCCGGCGTTGGCCGCGAGCGTCGTCGGCGGCCTGTTCGCGGGCGCGGTGCTCGGCGGGATGCGCGCGCAACTCCGCGCGGTCGAAGGTTTGCTCGTCCTCGTGCCGGCGCTGTTGGCGACGCGTGGGAACGTCTACGGCGCGTTCGGCGCGCGCCTCGCCACGGGGCTACACCAGGGCGTCGTGGAACCGCGGGTAGCGGTGGGCGACGAGCGCCTGCGCGCGGCGGTCGCGGCGGCGATGGCCAACGGCCTGCTCGCGAGCGTGTTCGCGGCGCTCGTCGCGTTCGCGGTGCTCACCGGCCTCGGGCGACCAGTCGCGGGCGTCACGACGCTCGTCGGCGTCGCGTTCGTCGCCGGTCTGCTGTCGGGCCTCGCGCTCACCGTCGCCGTCGTCGTGGTGGTGTTCGCGGGGTTCCGGCGCGGCCACAACCCGGACACGCTCGTCGGGCCGCTCGTCACGACGACCGGGGACGTGTTCGGCCTCGCCTTCCTCGTGCTCGCGGTCCGCGTCGTCGTGGGGGGTGTGTGA
- a CDS encoding signal recognition particle protein Srp54, whose translation MVLDDLGSSLRGTLDKLRGKSRISEEDVDEVVKEIQRSLLQADVDVSLVMDLSDSIKERALEEEPPGGTSARDHVLRIVYEELVDLVGDSTSIPLENQTILLAGLQGSGKTTTAAKMAWWFSKKGLRPAVIQTDTFRPGAYDQAKQMTERAEVEFYGDPDEDDPVKIARDGLEATEDADVHIVDTAGRHALEDDLIAEIEEIERAVNPDRRLLVLDAAIGQGAKDQAQQFDESIGIDGVAITKLDGTAKGGGALTAVNETGSTIAFLGTGETVQDIERFEPDSFISRLLGMGDLKQLTERVERAMEETQADDEDWDPEDMMKGEFTLHDMQKQMKAMDNMGPLDQVMDMIPGMGGGLMDELPDDAMDVTKDRMRNFEVIMDSMTEEEMANPRSIGASQVRRIAKGSGQSEDTIRELLDQHKMMAQTMKQFQGMGDGDMQRMMKKMQQQGGGGGGGGFGGMF comes from the coding sequence ATGGTACTCGACGACCTCGGGAGTTCCCTGCGGGGGACGCTGGACAAACTCCGCGGGAAGTCCCGCATCTCCGAGGAGGACGTCGACGAGGTCGTCAAGGAGATTCAACGCTCCTTGCTGCAGGCCGACGTCGACGTCAGTCTCGTGATGGACCTCTCGGACTCCATCAAGGAGCGCGCGCTCGAAGAGGAGCCGCCGGGCGGCACGTCCGCCCGCGACCACGTGCTCCGCATCGTCTACGAGGAGCTCGTGGACCTCGTGGGGGACTCCACTTCGATTCCGCTGGAGAACCAGACCATCCTGCTGGCGGGCCTGCAGGGGTCGGGGAAGACGACGACGGCGGCGAAGATGGCGTGGTGGTTCTCGAAGAAGGGACTCCGTCCGGCGGTCATCCAGACGGACACGTTCCGGCCGGGCGCCTACGACCAGGCCAAGCAGATGACCGAGCGCGCCGAGGTGGAGTTCTACGGCGACCCCGACGAGGACGACCCCGTGAAAATCGCGCGGGACGGCCTCGAAGCCACCGAGGACGCCGACGTCCACATCGTGGACACGGCGGGCCGCCACGCGCTCGAGGACGACCTCATCGCGGAAATCGAGGAGATAGAGCGCGCGGTGAACCCCGACCGTCGCCTGCTCGTGTTGGACGCGGCCATCGGGCAGGGCGCGAAAGACCAGGCCCAGCAGTTCGACGAGTCCATCGGCATCGACGGCGTCGCCATCACGAAACTCGACGGGACGGCGAAGGGCGGCGGGGCGCTGACGGCCGTCAACGAGACGGGTTCGACCATCGCGTTCCTCGGGACCGGGGAGACGGTCCAGGACATCGAGCGCTTCGAGCCCGACTCGTTCATCTCGCGGCTGCTCGGGATGGGGGACCTCAAGCAGCTCACCGAGCGCGTGGAGCGCGCGATGGAGGAGACCCAGGCCGACGACGAGGACTGGGACCCCGAGGACATGATGAAGGGGGAGTTCACGCTCCACGACATGCAAAAGCAGATGAAGGCGATGGACAACATGGGTCCCCTCGACCAGGTGATGGACATGATTCCGGGGATGGGCGGCGGTCTCATGGACGAACTCCCGGACGACGCGATGGACGTGACGAAAGATCGGATGCGGAACTTCGAGGTCATCATGGACTCGATGACCGAAGAAGAGATGGCGAACCCGCGCTCCATCGGCGCGTCGCAGGTGCGGCGCATCGCGAAGGGGTCGGGGCAGAGCGAGGACACCATCCGGGAACTGCTCGACCAGCACAAGATGATGGCCCAGACGATGAAGCAGTTCCAGGGGATGGGCGACGGCGACATGCAGCGCATGATGAAGAAGATGCAACAGCAGGGCGGTGGCGGCGGCGGTGGCGGTTTCGGCGGCATGTTCTGA
- the ftsY gene encoding signal recognition particle-docking protein FtsY — MFDGLKDKLSNFREDAEEVAEENAEELDEAELDEPESDADVEAEAVGDASEPDADAADESAPEDGEEEESSDSSGGFVSRASSLARGRVVIDEEDLEEPLRELEFALLESDVEMSVAEEILDQIREDLVGEERKFTESTGALVEDALRDALLSVIDVGQFDFLETIEAAEKPVTVIFTGVNGVGKTTSIAKVAKYLEDRGYSTVLANGDTYRAGANEQIQEHADNLGLKLIRHEQGGDPTAVVYDAVEYAEAHDVDVVLGDTAGRLHTSSDLMSQLEKLDRVVDPDLTIFVDEAVAGQDAVNRAREFDDAAAIDGAILTMADADSQGGAAISVAHVTGKPILFLGTGQGYDDLQKFDPEALVEDLLGDDD; from the coding sequence ATGTTCGACGGGCTGAAGGACAAACTCTCGAACTTCCGAGAGGACGCCGAGGAGGTCGCCGAGGAGAACGCCGAGGAACTCGACGAGGCGGAACTCGACGAGCCCGAGAGCGACGCCGACGTCGAAGCCGAGGCCGTCGGCGACGCCTCGGAGCCGGACGCCGACGCTGCCGACGAGTCGGCGCCCGAGGACGGCGAAGAGGAGGAGTCCTCGGATTCGTCCGGCGGCTTCGTGAGTCGCGCGTCCTCGCTGGCTCGCGGCCGCGTGGTCATCGACGAGGAGGACCTCGAGGAGCCGCTGCGCGAACTGGAGTTCGCGTTGCTGGAGAGCGACGTGGAGATGAGCGTCGCCGAGGAGATTCTCGACCAGATTCGCGAGGACCTCGTCGGCGAGGAGCGGAAGTTCACCGAGAGCACGGGCGCGCTCGTAGAGGACGCGCTCCGGGACGCCCTGCTGTCGGTCATCGACGTCGGCCAGTTCGACTTCCTCGAGACCATCGAGGCGGCCGAGAAGCCCGTCACCGTGATTTTCACGGGCGTGAACGGCGTCGGGAAGACGACCTCGATTGCGAAGGTCGCGAAGTACCTCGAGGACCGCGGCTACTCGACGGTGCTGGCGAACGGCGACACGTACCGCGCCGGCGCGAACGAGCAGATTCAGGAGCACGCCGACAACCTCGGCCTGAAGCTCATCCGCCACGAGCAGGGAGGCGACCCGACCGCGGTCGTCTACGACGCCGTGGAGTACGCCGAGGCACACGACGTAGACGTGGTGCTCGGCGACACCGCCGGGCGCCTGCACACGTCCAGTGACCTGATGAGCCAACTGGAGAAACTCGACCGGGTCGTGGACCCCGACCTCACCATCTTCGTGGACGAGGCGGTGGCGGGCCAGGACGCGGTGAACCGCGCCCGCGAGTTCGACGACGCGGCGGCCATCGACGGCGCCATCCTGACGATGGCGGACGCCGACAGTCAGGGCGGCGCGGCCATCTCCGTGGCTCACGTCACGGGGAAGCCGATTCTGTTCCTCGGCACCGGACAGGGGTACGACGACCTCCAGAAGTTCGACCCCGAGGCGCTCGTCGAGGACCTGCTCGGCGACGACGACTGA
- the pfdA gene encoding prefoldin subunit alpha produces the protein MSLGGGGQQQLQQLSQEIQALEEEKEELEADVEDLQEEKAEIEEAKEALDVLETGSTVQVPLGGDAYVRAEVEDIDEVVVSLGGGYAAEQSSDDAVDVLDEKKEAVDERISEVRSEISDVEEEQSSLEQQAQQAQQQMMQQQMQAQQQGEQEDE, from the coding sequence ATGAGTCTTGGAGGCGGCGGTCAACAGCAGCTGCAGCAGTTGTCCCAGGAAATTCAGGCGCTCGAAGAGGAGAAAGAGGAACTCGAAGCCGACGTCGAGGACCTCCAGGAGGAGAAGGCCGAAATCGAGGAGGCGAAGGAAGCCCTCGACGTGCTGGAGACGGGTTCGACCGTGCAGGTCCCCCTCGGCGGCGACGCGTACGTCCGCGCCGAAGTCGAAGACATCGACGAGGTCGTCGTCAGCCTCGGCGGCGGCTACGCCGCCGAGCAGTCCAGCGACGACGCGGTCGACGTGCTCGACGAGAAGAAGGAAGCCGTCGACGAGCGCATCAGCGAGGTCCGCTCGGAGATTTCGGACGTCGAGGAGGAGCAGTCCAGCCTCGAGCAGCAGGCCCAGCAGGCCCAACAGCAGATGATGCAACAGCAGATGCAGGCCCAGCAGCAGGGCGAGCAGGAAGACGAGTAG
- a CDS encoding translation initiation factor IF-6, with the protein MLRAAFHGSPYVGVFARATNDCVVVRPDLDDDLTSDVADELGVPAVQTTVGGSATVGSLVAGNSNGLLVSGRVRERERDRIEEAVDVSVGELPGRVNAAGNVVVANDNGAYVHSELSREAVQAVEDALDVPATRGRLAGVDTVGAAAVANNSGVLCHPKSSDDELDAIEDALEVYADIGTVNYGGALVGSGLVANDDGYVVGEDTTGPELGRIDDALGYID; encoded by the coding sequence TTGCTCCGCGCAGCGTTCCACGGCTCCCCGTACGTCGGCGTGTTCGCCCGCGCCACGAACGACTGCGTCGTCGTCCGTCCCGACTTGGACGACGACCTCACCAGCGACGTGGCCGACGAACTCGGCGTGCCCGCCGTGCAGACGACCGTCGGCGGCTCGGCGACCGTCGGGTCGCTCGTCGCCGGGAACTCGAACGGCTTGCTCGTCTCCGGGCGCGTCCGCGAGCGCGAACGCGACCGCATCGAGGAGGCCGTCGACGTGTCGGTCGGCGAACTGCCGGGGCGCGTGAACGCCGCGGGGAACGTCGTCGTCGCGAACGACAACGGCGCGTACGTCCACTCCGAGCTCTCCCGGGAGGCAGTGCAGGCCGTCGAGGACGCTCTCGACGTGCCCGCCACTCGCGGTCGGCTGGCCGGCGTCGACACCGTCGGCGCGGCCGCCGTCGCGAACAACTCGGGCGTGCTCTGCCACCCGAAGTCGAGCGACGACGAACTCGACGCCATCGAGGACGCCCTCGAGGTGTACGCCGACATCGGCACCGTGAACTACGGCGGCGCGCTGGTCGGCTCGGGCCTCGTCGCGAACGACGACGGCTACGTCGTCGGCGAGGACACGACCGGGCCCGAGTTGGGTCGCATCGACGACGCGCTCGGCTACATCGACTGA
- a CDS encoding 50S ribosomal protein L31e, which translates to MSANDFEERIVTVPLRDVTKVPNHERAGKAMSIIREHLAKHFAVEEDEVRLDPSINDNVWSEGQKNPPRKVRVHAARFVEDGETVVEAEYEE; encoded by the coding sequence ATGAGCGCCAACGACTTCGAGGAGCGCATCGTCACCGTGCCGCTCCGCGACGTGACGAAGGTACCGAACCACGAGCGCGCCGGCAAGGCGATGTCCATCATCCGCGAGCACCTCGCGAAGCACTTCGCGGTCGAGGAGGACGAGGTCCGCCTGGACCCGTCCATCAACGACAACGTGTGGAGCGAAGGTCAGAAGAACCCGCCGCGGAAGGTCCGCGTCCACGCCGCGCGCTTCGTCGAGGACGGCGAGACGGTCGTCGAAGCCGAGTACGAAGAGTAA
- a CDS encoding 50S ribosomal protein L39e, with amino-acid sequence MGKKSKAQKKRLAKLERQNSRVPSWVMMKTNRDVQRNPKRRNWRRNDTDE; translated from the coding sequence ATGGGTAAGAAATCGAAGGCGCAGAAGAAGCGGCTCGCGAAGCTCGAGCGGCAGAACAGCCGCGTGCCCTCGTGGGTCATGATGAAGACGAACCGCGACGTCCAGCGAAACCCGAAGCGCCGCAACTGGCGGCGTAACGACACCGACGAATAA
- the thpR gene encoding RNA 2',3'-cyclic phosphodiesterase: MRLFVSVDLPDALADAVADVQEEFRDASGLNFVDPAQAHVTLKFLGEVDESRLDELGDALEEAVADADVAPFDATFEGLGVFPSLDYISVVWLGVGDGSEELTQLHEAVEETFVARGFDPEDHDFTPHVTLARMEHAGGKERVQELVRERHPEVGTARVEEVRLTESTLTHDGPEYETVRAVRL, from the coding sequence ATGCGGCTGTTCGTCAGCGTCGACCTGCCCGACGCCCTCGCCGACGCGGTGGCCGACGTACAGGAGGAGTTCCGTGACGCCTCGGGGTTGAACTTCGTGGACCCGGCGCAGGCCCACGTCACGCTGAAGTTCCTCGGCGAGGTGGACGAGTCCCGACTGGACGAACTCGGGGACGCACTCGAAGAAGCGGTCGCGGACGCCGACGTGGCGCCGTTCGACGCGACGTTCGAGGGGCTGGGCGTGTTCCCGAGTCTGGACTACATCTCGGTCGTCTGGCTCGGCGTCGGCGACGGGAGCGAGGAACTGACGCAACTCCACGAGGCGGTCGAAGAGACGTTCGTCGCGCGCGGCTTCGACCCCGAAGACCACGATTTCACGCCCCACGTCACGCTCGCGCGGATGGAACACGCCGGCGGCAAGGAGCGCGTGCAGGAACTCGTCCGGGAGCGCCACCCCGAGGTCGGGACGGCGCGCGTCGAGGAAGTCAGGCTCACCGAGAGCACGCTCACGCACGACGGCCCCGAGTACGAGACAGTCCGCGCAGTCAGGCTCTGA
- a CDS encoding tetratricopeptide repeat protein, with protein sequence MTDREESDSESPDVEDLDVEDLDHEFSEGQGFDDPYEGFDLDPPELEVDPDQVDPVDSRVVTDNLDQRAINDDEVDADELVDVGLSYLGINRHEQAADAFERAARFTDDEDLEQEAWVNKGIAHGQMEEWDEAVGAHREALFVAEDGDFEAEAHTNLAYALWEFEEDEEAFYHAEKAVRANDRLPQAWYNLGFIENERDRHEQALDALDNAIRLGFQQADVYEEKSRALEALDREEEAAEVAEQAEEIRERKEQELVDR encoded by the coding sequence ATGACTGACCGCGAGGAATCCGACAGCGAGAGCCCCGACGTGGAGGACCTCGACGTCGAAGACCTCGACCACGAGTTCTCCGAGGGGCAGGGGTTCGACGACCCCTACGAGGGGTTCGACCTCGACCCGCCGGAACTCGAAGTCGACCCGGACCAAGTCGACCCGGTGGACAGCCGCGTCGTCACCGACAACCTCGACCAGCGCGCCATCAACGACGACGAGGTGGACGCCGACGAACTCGTCGACGTGGGGCTGAGTTACCTCGGCATCAACCGCCACGAGCAGGCCGCCGACGCCTTCGAGCGCGCCGCTCGCTTCACCGACGACGAAGACCTCGAACAGGAGGCGTGGGTGAACAAGGGCATCGCGCACGGCCAGATGGAGGAGTGGGACGAGGCCGTCGGCGCGCACCGCGAGGCGTTGTTCGTCGCCGAGGACGGCGACTTCGAGGCCGAGGCGCACACGAACCTCGCGTACGCGCTCTGGGAGTTCGAGGAGGACGAGGAGGCGTTCTACCACGCGGAGAAGGCGGTCCGGGCGAACGACCGCCTGCCGCAGGCGTGGTACAACCTCGGGTTCATCGAGAACGAGCGCGACCGCCACGAGCAGGCCCTCGACGCGCTGGACAACGCGATTCGGCTGGGCTTCCAGCAGGCCGACGTGTACGAGGAGAAGTCCCGCGCGCTCGAAGCCCTCGACCGCGAGGAGGAGGCCGCCGAGGTCGCCGAGCAGGCCGAGGAGATTCGCGAGCGCAAGGAGCAGGAACTCGTCGATAGATGA
- a CDS encoding DUF424 domain-containing protein — protein MILTERETERGVLVTACDPDVLGETFENGEVEFTVNEEFYGGDEADADAVRAALARANVANIVGDDAVGIAIEEGFVEEANVLDLDGTVHAQFMRL, from the coding sequence ATGATACTCACGGAGCGAGAGACCGAACGCGGCGTCCTCGTGACGGCCTGCGACCCGGACGTGCTCGGGGAGACCTTCGAGAACGGCGAGGTGGAGTTCACCGTCAACGAGGAGTTCTACGGCGGCGACGAGGCCGACGCCGACGCCGTCCGGGCGGCGCTCGCTCGCGCGAACGTCGCGAACATCGTCGGCGACGACGCGGTCGGCATCGCCATCGAGGAGGGGTTCGTCGAGGAGGCAAACGTCCTCGATTTGGACGGCACCGTCCACGCGCAGTTCATGCGGCTGTAG
- a CDS encoding aminotransferase class V-fold PLP-dependent enzyme, giving the protein MEQTEQDPLDVERIREDFPILEREVADGRQLVYLDNAGTSQTPEPVVDAIADYYRRYNANVHRGIHELSQEASVAYEDAHDRVAEFVGADGREEMVFTKNTTEAENLVAFAWGLNELGPGDEVVLTQMEHHASLVTWQQVAKKTGAEVKYIPVTDDGYLDMDAAEEMITDDTEMVNAVHVSNTLGTVNPVSELADIAHDHDSLFFVDGAQSVPTRPVDVKEIDADFLAFSGHKMLGPTGIGCLYGKRHLLEEMEPYLYGGMMIKKVTFEESTWNDLPWKFEAGTPVIEQGVALAEAVDYLDDIGMENVQAHEEAITEYAYDRLTEYDDVDIYGPPGDDRGAVVAFNVDGVHAHDLSSILNDHGVAIRAGDHCTQPLHDVLGVPASARASFYLYNTREEVDALVEAVDAARDIFN; this is encoded by the coding sequence ATGGAACAAACCGAACAGGACCCGCTCGACGTCGAGCGCATCCGGGAGGACTTCCCCATCCTCGAACGCGAGGTCGCGGACGGGCGCCAACTCGTCTACCTCGACAACGCCGGCACCTCGCAGACGCCGGAGCCGGTGGTCGACGCCATCGCGGACTACTACCGCCGGTACAACGCGAACGTCCACCGCGGCATCCACGAACTCAGTCAGGAGGCCTCCGTCGCGTACGAGGACGCCCACGACCGCGTCGCGGAGTTCGTGGGCGCGGACGGCCGCGAGGAGATGGTGTTCACGAAGAACACCACCGAGGCCGAGAACCTCGTCGCGTTCGCGTGGGGACTGAACGAACTCGGGCCGGGCGACGAGGTCGTCCTGACCCAGATGGAACACCACGCGAGCCTCGTGACGTGGCAGCAGGTCGCGAAGAAGACGGGCGCCGAGGTGAAGTACATCCCCGTCACGGACGACGGCTACCTCGACATGGACGCCGCCGAGGAGATGATTACGGACGACACCGAGATGGTGAACGCCGTCCACGTCTCGAACACGCTCGGCACCGTCAACCCCGTCTCCGAACTCGCGGACATCGCCCACGACCACGACTCGCTGTTCTTCGTGGACGGCGCCCAGTCCGTCCCGACCCGACCGGTGGACGTGAAGGAAATCGACGCCGACTTCCTCGCGTTCTCCGGGCACAAGATGCTCGGGCCGACGGGCATCGGCTGTCTCTACGGCAAACGCCACCTGCTGGAGGAGATGGAACCGTACCTCTACGGCGGGATGATGATCAAGAAGGTCACGTTCGAGGAGTCGACGTGGAACGACCTGCCGTGGAAGTTCGAGGCCGGCACCCCCGTCATCGAGCAGGGCGTCGCGCTCGCCGAGGCCGTCGACTACCTCGACGACATCGGGATGGAGAACGTCCAAGCCCACGAGGAGGCCATCACGGAGTACGCCTACGACCGCCTCACGGAGTACGACGACGTGGACATCTACGGGCCGCCGGGCGACGACCGCGGCGCCGTCGTCGCGTTCAACGTGGACGGCGTCCACGCCCACGACCTCTCTTCGATTCTGAACGACCACGGCGTCGCCATCCGCGCCGGCGACCACTGCACCCAGCCGCTTCACGACGTGCTCGGCGTGCCGGCGTCCGCCCGCGCGTCGTTCTACCTCTACAACACCCGCGAGGAGGTCGACGCGCTCGTCGAGGCCGTCGACGCCGCCCGCGACATCTTCAACTGA
- the sufU gene encoding Fe-S cluster assembly sulfur transfer protein SufU, translating into MSMGSDMYRQQILDHYRNPRNHGELSDPTFSHEGFNPSCGDELEFDVELEEDGETVERVAFRGEGCAISQASASMLSEKLPGMTLDEVAELDREDVLDMLGVEVTPMRIKCAVLAEKVVQDGAEIYEGEKDVDQTTTEDDA; encoded by the coding sequence ATGAGCATGGGCTCGGACATGTACCGACAGCAGATTCTGGACCACTACCGCAACCCCCGGAATCACGGCGAGCTGTCGGACCCGACGTTCAGCCACGAGGGGTTCAATCCGTCCTGCGGGGACGAACTGGAGTTCGACGTGGAACTCGAAGAGGACGGCGAGACCGTCGAGCGCGTCGCGTTCCGCGGCGAGGGGTGTGCCATCAGTCAGGCGTCCGCGAGCATGCTCTCGGAGAAACTGCCGGGGATGACACTCGACGAGGTCGCGGAACTCGACCGCGAGGACGTCCTCGACATGCTCGGCGTCGAGGTGACGCCGATGCGCATCAAGTGCGCGGTGCTCGCCGAGAAGGTCGTCCAGGACGGCGCGGAAATCTACGAGGGCGAGAAGGACGTCGACCAGACGACCACCGAAGACGACGCGTAG
- the radA gene encoding DNA repair and recombination protein RadA, whose product MPEADLEELPGVGPATAEKLRENGFESFQSIAVASAGELSNTADIGDSTAADVIQGAREAADVGGFETGSTVLERRQQIGKLTWNVPEIDEMLGGGVETQSITEVYGEFGAGKSQVTHQLSVNVQLPQEVGGLHGRCIFVDSEDTFRPERIDDMVRGLTDEKLEAAMEDRDIEGSPDDEEAMDELVQDFLDKIHVAKGFNSNHQMLLAEKAQEIAGEYEDDDYPVRLLCVDSLTAHFRAEYVGRGELADRQQKLNKHLHDLDKVGNLYNAAVVVTNQVQSNPDSFFGDPTKPIGGNILGHKSTFRMYLRKSKNDKRIVKLVDAPNLADGEAVMRVQDGGLKPE is encoded by the coding sequence ATGCCCGAAGCAGACCTCGAGGAACTCCCCGGCGTCGGACCGGCGACCGCGGAGAAACTGCGAGAAAACGGATTCGAATCCTTCCAGAGCATCGCCGTCGCGTCCGCCGGCGAGCTCTCGAACACCGCCGACATCGGCGACAGCACCGCCGCAGACGTCATTCAGGGGGCGCGCGAGGCCGCCGACGTCGGCGGCTTCGAGACCGGGAGCACGGTACTGGAGCGCCGCCAGCAGATCGGGAAGCTCACGTGGAACGTCCCGGAAATCGACGAGATGCTCGGCGGCGGCGTCGAGACCCAGTCCATCACCGAGGTGTACGGCGAGTTCGGCGCCGGCAAGTCCCAGGTCACCCACCAGCTCTCGGTGAACGTCCAACTCCCACAGGAGGTCGGTGGCCTCCACGGGCGCTGTATCTTCGTCGACTCCGAGGACACGTTCCGCCCGGAGCGCATCGACGACATGGTGCGCGGCCTCACCGACGAGAAACTCGAAGCGGCGATGGAGGACCGCGACATCGAGGGGAGCCCCGACGACGAGGAGGCGATGGACGAACTCGTCCAGGACTTCCTCGACAAGATTCACGTCGCGAAGGGGTTCAACTCCAACCACCAGATGCTCCTCGCGGAGAAGGCACAGGAAATCGCCGGCGAGTACGAGGACGACGACTACCCCGTGCGCCTGCTCTGCGTGGACTCGCTGACCGCGCACTTCCGCGCGGAGTACGTCGGCCGCGGCGAACTCGCCGACCGCCAGCAGAAACTCAACAAACACCTCCACGACCTCGACAAGGTCGGGAACCTCTACAACGCCGCCGTCGTCGTCACCAATCAGGTGCAGTCGAACCCCGACTCGTTCTTCGGCGACCCCACCAAGCCCATCGGCGGGAACATCCTCGGCCACAAGTCCACGTTCCGGATGTACCTCCGGAAGTCCAAGAACGACAAGCGCATCGTGAAACTCGTGGACGCGCCGAACCTCGCGGACGGCGAAGCCGTCATGCGCGTGCAGGACGGCGGCCTCAAGCCCGAATAG